The stretch of DNA CTGTTCGTCGGATCACGCGTCGTGCTGAAGAACCACCAAGCACCCGATCCTCGCCGCGTCGTCCTGTTCGGCGATTCCTACATCTACAGCCCGGGCGCGCGCCTGACCGCGATGCTGGCGGAGACCTTCGCGGAGGTCCACGCGATCTGGTCGGCCAATATCGATTGGACCTATGTCGAGACCATCAGGCCGGACGTGCTGATCTTCGAAATTGCCGAGCGTTTCCTGCGGCAGGTCCCGACGGACCGGATCCGCATCGACGCCTTCGCGGAGGCGCGCGCGCGCCGGGCAGTGCGGCCGACCCTGCGGGCGCGGATCAAGGCGTGGCTGCGGTAGACGGTCATCCCGCCGAGGCCGCATTTGGAAGGCGACCCGGACAACGAGCGACCCCCGCCGCGCAGGCGCGGCAGGGGTCCGAAAATCGTGAAGCCGTGAGGCTCCTCAGTAGCCGCGGCCGTAATAACCCGGTCCGCCGTGGCCGTAGGCCCCTGCGGCGGCTGCACCGGCCGCTGCACCCGCGATACCGAGGCCGATCGCGGCGCCCGTCGAGATGCCGCGATGACGGCGGTAGCCGAAGTCACGCTGGCCGCCGTAGCCGCGGTCGTAGCCCCGGCCGTATCCACCATGGTGGCCGCCATAGCCGCCGCCGTATCCATAACCCTGCGCCTGGGCGCCGGTCGCGCCGATTGCTCCGACGGACAGAGCCAGGGCGGAGATGAGAGCGAGCTTCCGCATCGATGTCTCCTTCGCTGTTGCGTTGGACGACCAATGCCAAACGGGTCGATGGGTTCCGATCATTCCGAGGCAGGACGGCCGCCTGCGTGGTTGGGCGCACCCTCGGGTCAACTGTTCCGAGGCAGCGCCGTGTTCGCGGCCGAAACCGTTTTGCCCTGTCAGCTTGCGGCTCCGGATGGACGACCGCCTTCCCGTCCGGAGCAACCCTTCAGGGACGCCTCGCCGATTGACCGGGGCTTGCCCGATGGCGAACCCTCCGATGTCCGAGCGGCGAAGGCATGGAGCATTGCTGGGGTCGAGCCGGCGGACAGAAGTCGCCGGAATCGGCCTCGTTCCCTACGCTCGGCGCCCTCGCAGGCGCGCGACCTCGCTAGGGCCGATCTCGAGGTAGAAACGGATCGCATCGTCGATCAGGGCGTCGGGCGTGACACCCGCCGCCTTCGCGGCCCGAGTGACCTGAAGGCCGAGCGCGAGATCGACGCGCAGTTCGGTACCCTGGCTCGACGAAGCTGGTGCAGCATCAGGGGCAGGCAACGGCGCACCGTTGTTCCGCGACTCGAGCTTGCCGAGCTTCGCCTCGCGACGGCCCCGGTGGACGAGAGCGTCGGCGCGCTCATTCAGACGGTCACCGGCATGTCCCCGGACCCAGGTCCATTTCACGTCGCGCGCCGCGTTCAGTTCGTCGAGGCGCTTCATGAGGTCGATGTTCTTCACCTCGCCCGTCGTCGTGCGCCAGCCCTTCGCCTTCCAACCGCGCATCCACTCGGTCACCGATTTGACGACGTACTGGCTGTCGCACCGCATCTCGATGGCGGCTCCGGCCGGGAAATGCTCGAGGCCCTTGATCGCGGCCGTCAGCTCCATGCGGTTGTTGGTCGTGGTGCCAGGCTCTCCGCCGCACAGTTCCACCGTGCCATCCGGGGCCGAAATGACCACCCCCCAACCACCAGGGCCGGGGTTAGGGTCGCAACCCCCATCAGCATAAACGATCGTTCGCATCGTGGCGTCAGCCCTTCCGTATCGGGTGGTCCTGGGAGGCGGCCATCGGTGCCCGAAATTGGCCGACGGATGGTATCCCGCAACCCAAGCCGTTGCCGCTCGAGAACGGTGAGCCGGGCCGCCTATCCATGCCCATAACACGCTGCAGGCAGGGCGGGCGCGGCGCGTCAGCGAGCGAAATCGAGGGCGTCGCAAATCGGCTGCCCCCAACCAAGCGGCG from Methylobacterium sp. PvR107 encodes:
- the rnhA gene encoding ribonuclease HI; the encoded protein is MRTIVYADGGCDPNPGPGGWGVVISAPDGTVELCGGEPGTTTNNRMELTAAIKGLEHFPAGAAIEMRCDSQYVVKSVTEWMRGWKAKGWRTTTGEVKNIDLMKRLDELNAARDVKWTWVRGHAGDRLNERADALVHRGRREAKLGKLESRNNGAPLPAPDAAPASSSQGTELRVDLALGLQVTRAAKAAGVTPDALIDDAIRFYLEIGPSEVARLRGRRA